A stretch of the Musa acuminata AAA Group cultivar baxijiao chromosome BXJ2-7, Cavendish_Baxijiao_AAA, whole genome shotgun sequence genome encodes the following:
- the LOC135582715 gene encoding phospholipid-transporting ATPase 6-like → MARRGRKRDRLRWSKLYSFACVRPTVLLDDEQPSSLQGPGYSRIVHCNRPLLHRKKPLDYRNNYITTTKYNVITFLPKALFEQFRRVANIYFLLAAVLSLTPVSPFTPVSMIAPLAFVVGLSMAKEALEDWRRFIQDMKVNSRKVSVHNGEGQFGYKQWQDIRVGDIVKVEKDQFFPADLLLLSSSYEDGICYVETMNLDGETNLKVKRSLEVTLALDDDEAFRDFTATINCEDPNPNLYTFVGNFEYERQVYALEPNQILLRDSKLRNTTYIYGVVIFTGHDSKVMQNATSSPSKRSRIEKKMDKIIYVLFTILVLISLISSIGFAVITKNKMPDWWYLRPDDTSSLYDPSRPALSGVFHLVTALILYGYLIPISLYVSIEVVKVLQATFINRDVLMYDEETGNPAQARTSNLNEELGQVDTILSDKTGTLTCNQMDFLKCSIAGVSYGVRSSEVEIAASKQMETEASGTPEHQNGTRDLWEDNRGAYGSSEIELVNGIPSMVDKPRKPVIKGFSFEDDRLLNGNWIKEPTADTILMFFRILALCHTAIPEPNEDTGGFTYEAESPDEGAFLVAAREFGFEFCKRTQTSVFIREKYSPSEEPVEREFKILNLLEFSSKRKRMSVVVRYESGQILLLCKGADSIIFDRLSKNGRLYESDTNRLLNEYGEAGLRTLALAYRVLDESEYSAWNTEFLKAKTTIGPDREAQVERVSDIMERELILVGATAVEDKLQKGVPQCIDKLAQAGLKIWVLTGDKIETAINIGYACSLLRPGMKQICLSTVSNDLLTQDANKAAKENILMQITNAGQMIKLEKDPYAAFALIIDGKTLTYALEDDVKNQFLSLAVDCASVICCRVSPKQKALVTRLVKEGTGKVTLAIGDGANDVGMIQEADIGVGISGVEGMQAVMASDFSISQFRFLERLLVVHGHWCYKRIALMICYFFYKNIAFGLTIFYFEAYTGFSGQSVYDDWYMLLFNVVLTSLPVISLGVFEQDVSSEVCLQFPALYQQGPRNLFFDWYRIIGWMFNGLYTSIIIYFLNIGIFFRRSFRSGGQTADMAAIGTTMFTCIIWAVNVQIALIMSHFTWIQHLFVWGSVATWYLFLLAYGTSTLSGNAYQILVEALGPAPIYWAVTLLVISVCNIPYLLHISYQRALNPLDHHVIQEIKYYKKDLEDQRMWKREKTKARQKTKIGFTARVDAKIMQLRGRLHKKAPSLTVQTV, encoded by the exons ATGGCACGGAGAGGAAGGAAAAGGGATCGGCTCCGGTGGAGCAAGCTATATTCTTTCGCTTGCGTCCGCCCCACCGTGTTATTAGATGATGAGCAACCCTCCTCCCTCCAAGGTCCCGGTTACTCCCGCATTGTCCACTGCAACCGACCCTTGCTCCATCGCAAGAAGCCCCTCGATTACCGCAACAACTACATCACCACCACCAAGTACAACGTTATCACTTTCCTCCCGAAAGCCCTCTTTGAGCAGTTCCGCCGCGTAGCCAATATCTATTTTCTCCTCGCCGCAGTCCTCTCCCTCACCCCTGTCTCTCCATTCACTCCGGTGAGCATGATTGCGCCTCTGGCCTTTGTTGTCGGGCTGAGTATGGCGAAAGAGGCACTGGAAGATTGGCGGAGATTTATTCAAGACATGAAAGTCAACAGCCGGAAGGTCAGTGTCCACAACGGGGAGGGCCAGTTTGGCTACAAGCAATGGCAGGATATTCGGGTTGGGGATATCGTGAAGGTGGAGAAGGACCAATTTTTTCCCGCTGATTTGCTTCTACTGTCATCGAGCTACGAAGACGGGATATGCTACGTGGAGACTATGAATTTGGACGGCGAGACAAATTTAAAGGTCAAGAGATCTCTGGAGGTGACTTTGGCTTTGGATGACGATGAGGCCTTCAGAGACTTCACAGCCACCATAAACTGCGAAGACCCAAATCCTAATCTCTACACTTTTGTGGGTAACTTTGAGTACGAGCGACAGGTCTATGCGCTTGAGCCAAATCAGATTCTGCTGAGAGATTCAAAGCTTAGGAACACCACTTATATCTATGGGGTGGTTATCTTCACTGGTCATGACAGCAAAGTTATGCAAAACGCAACCAGTTCACCCTCTAAGAGGAGCAGAATCGAGAAGAAAATGGATAAAATTATATATGTCCTCTTTACAATTCTCGTACTCATTTCATTGATTAGCTCAATTGGGTTTGCTGTGATAACAAAAAACAAGATGCCGGATTGGTGGTACTTGCGACCAGATGATACATCAAGCTTGTATGATCCATCAAGGCCAGCGTTATCTGGTGTTTTTCATCTGGTCACAGCTCTTATACTTTATGGATATCTGATACCTATTTCGCTCTATGTTTCTATTGAAGTTGTTAAGGTCTTGCAAGCGACCTTCATCAACCGTGATGTTCTCATGTATGATGAGGAGACAGGAAATCCTGCACAAGCTCGAACTTCAAACTTAAATGAGGAGCTTGGGCAAGTCGACACGATTTTGTCAGACAAAACGGGTACTTTGACTTGCAATCAGATGGACTTTTTAAAATGTTCCATTGCTGGAGTTTCGTATGGTGTCCGTTCTAGTGAAGTGGAAATTGCTGCTTCAAAGCAGATGGAAACAGAAGCTTCTGGTACTCCTGAGCACCAAAATGGCACTCGAGATCTTTGGGAAGATAATCGGGGTGCTTATGGATCATCAGAAATTGAGTTGGTAAATGGGATTCCTAGCATGGTTGATAAGCCACGAAAGCCTGTCATAAAAGGCTTCAGTTTCGAAGATGACCGCCTATTGAATGGAAACTGGATAAAGGAACCCACGGCCGACACCATTCTTATGTTCTTCAGAATACTTGCTCTGTGTCACACAGCAATTCCTGAGCCAAATGAGGATACTGGTGGATTCACCTATGAAGCTGAATCACCAGATGAAGGAGCATTTCTTGTTGCAGCTAGGGAATTTGGGTTTGAGTTTTGTAAGCGGACTCAAACTAGTGTATTCATCAGGGAAAAGTATTCTCCTTCTGAGGAACCTGTGGAAAG GGAATTCAAGATTCTCAATCTATTGGAATTCAGCAGCAAAAGGAAGAGAATGTCTGTAGTTGTGCGTTACGAGAGTGGGCAGATTCTTCTTCTTTGCAAGGGAGCTGACAG CATCATTTTTGATAGACTATCGAAAAACGGAAGATTGTATGAGAGTGATACAAACAGGCTTCTAAATGAATATGGGGAAGCAGGCTTGCGAACATTGGCACTGGCATATAGGGTGCTGGACGAGTCTGAATATTCTGCTTGGAACACAGAGTTTCTAAAAGCAAAAACCACTATCGGACCCGATAGAGAAGCTCAAGTTGAGCGAGTCTCTGATATTATGGAAAGGGAATTAATTCTTGTTGGCGCAACCGCTGTGGAAGATAAATTACAGAAAGGA GTTCCTCAGTGTATAGACAAGTTGGCACAAGCTGGTCTCAAAATCTGGGTTCTGACAGGTGATAAGATCGAAACTGCAATTAATATAGG ATATGCTTGCAGTTTGCTTAGGCCAGGGATGAAACAAATATGCTTATCCACTGTGAGCAATGACTTATTGACACAGGATGCAAACAAG GCAGCAAAAGAGAACATTTTGATGCAAATAACTAACGCCGGCCAAATGATTAAGCTGGAGAAGGACCCCTATGCAGCATTTGCTCTAATAATTGATGGAAAGACACTGACATACGCCTTAGAGGATGATGTAAAGAATCAGTTTTTGAGTCTAGCAGTCGATTGCGCATCTGTCATATGCTGCCGTGTCTCCCCCAAGCAGAAAGCACTG GTCACTAGGTTGGTAAAAGAAGGTACAGGAAAAGTTACTTTGGCCATAGGCGATGGTGCAAATGATGTAGGCATGATTCAAGAGGCTGATATTGGTGTTGGTATTAGTGGCGTAGAAGGAATGCAG GCTGTGATGGCTAGCGATTTCTCCATTTCACAGTTCAGATTTCTTGAACGACTTCTTGTTGTGCATGGCCACTGGTGCTATAAGAGGATAGCACTCATG ATTTGTTATTTCTTCTATAAAAACATAGCTTTCGGCTTAACAATATTCTACTTTGAGGCATATACTGGCTTCTCTGGGCAATCGGTGTATGATGACTGGTACATGCTTCTGTTTAATGTTGTTCTAACTTCACTGCCGGTCATATCATTGGGAGTCTTCGAGCAAGATGTCTCTTCTGAAGTATGCTTGCAG TTCCCAGCACTGTACCAGCAAGGACCAAGGAACCTGTTTTTTGATTGGTATAGGATCATCGGTTGGATGTTCAATGGCCTTTACACATCCATCATCATATATTTTCTCAACATTGGTATATTCTTCCGTCGGTCATTCCGCTCAGGGGGACAGACTGCTGATATGGCTGCCATCGGAACGACCATGTTCACCTGCATTATCTGGGCTGTCAATGTACAAATTGCCCTTATCATGAGCCACTTCACATGGATCCAGCATCTCTTTGTGTGGGGCAGTGTTGCTACGTGGTACCTCTTCTTGCTTGCATATGGAACATCGACCCTTTCTGGGAATGCCTACCAGATACTCGTGGAAGCGCTCGGACCGGCACCCATCTATTGGGCTGTGACACTTCTAGTTATCTCTGTCTGCAACATACCATATCTGCTCCACATCTCCTACCAGAGGGCCCTCAATCCACTGGATCACCATGTGATTCAGGAAATCAAATactacaagaaggatttggaggaCCAGCGTATGTGGAAGAGGGAGAAGACCAAAGCCAGACAGAAGACTAAGATTGGTTTTACTGCAAGGGTGGATGCCAAGATCATGCAGCTAAGAGGGAGGTTGCACAAGAAAGCCCCATCATTGACCGTTCAAACTGTATGA
- the LOC135618041 gene encoding glutaredoxin-C7-like: MEIAASSTQGGLGLGGALTIDGGEAPERRMERLLRESPVVVFSRPGCCMAHVMRRLLEAVGAHPTVIVLEEGETAPGPAAAEAMPALFIGGVAVGGLEGLMALHLGGSLVPLLREAGA; the protein is encoded by the coding sequence ATGGAGATAGCGGCGAGCTCGACGCAGGGGGGACTGGGGTTGGGAGGGGCGCTGACGATCGACGGGGGCGAAGCGCCAGAGAGGAGGATGGAACGGCTTTTGAGGGAGAGCCCGGTGGTGGTGTTCAGCCGGCCAGGGTGCTGCATGGCCCACGTCATGCGGCGGCTGCTGGAGGCGGTGGGGGCACACCCCACGGTGATCGTGCTGGAGGAGGGGGAGACCGCGCCGGggccggcggcggcggaggccatGCCCGCGCTATTCATTGGCGGGGTGGCCGTCGGCGGCCTCGAGGGGCTCATGGCGCTCCACCTCGGCGGCAGCCTCGTGCCGCTTCTCCGAGAGGCCGGCGCGTGA
- the NPR1A gene encoding BTB/POZ domain and ankyrin repeat-containing protein NPR1: MEDNYLTAAPAFSVSDNSRSVHFAGGASPDPAADVEALRRLSDNLGAAFESPDFELFADARIAVEDGGAPAREVGVHRCVLSARSPFFREVFAEREGALAPVRLELWKLVSGFVVGYDALVTVLGYLYRGRVAPLTKEVCMCVDEECRHEACRPVVDFMVEVLYASFVFQISELVSLFQRHLLDILDKVSIDDILVILSVANLCDSSCAKLFNKCIEIAVKSDLDIITLEKTMTPDIVKQIMDSRLNLGTVGPESINFSDKHVKRIHGALDNDDVDLVRMLLKEGNTTLDDACALHYAVAYCDSKVTTELLDLELADINHRNIRGYTVLHIAAMRKEPKIIVSLLTKGARPSDLTLDGRKAVQISKRHTKSMEYFKSTEEGQASPKSRLCIEILEQAERRDPQVGEASAFLAIAGDDLRGRLLYLENRVTLARLLFPMEARVAMDIARVDGTLEFTLGSTTSHSTGNQRTAADLNETPFTIKEEHLARMRALSRTVELGKRFFPRCSAVINKIMDDDSTDFAYLQHDASEEKRMRFLELQDALSRAFSEDKEEFNKSALSSSSSSTSVGIVPTQR, from the exons ATGGAAGACAACTATCTCACTGCCGCCCCCGCGTTCTCCGTCTCCGACAACAGCCGCAGCGTCCACTTCGCCGGCGGCGCATCTCCCGACCCCGCTGCCGATGTGGAGGCCCTCCGCCGCTTATCTGACAACCTTGGTGCCGCATTCGAGTCGCCGGACTTCGAGTTGTTCGCCGACGCCCGCATCGCTGTCGAGGACGGCGGGGCGCCGGCGCGCGAGGTCGGAGTCCACCGGTGCGTGCTGTCCGCGCGGAGCCCCTTCTTTCGGGAGGTGTTCGCGGAGCGGGAGGGGGCGCTGGCGCCGGTGAGGCTGGAGCTGTGGAAGCTGGTGAGCGGGTTCGTGGTCGGCTACGACGCCTTGGTGACGGTGCTCGGGTACCTCTACAGAGGGAGGGTGGCGCCGCTGACCAAGGAGGTGTGCATGTGCGTGGACGAAGAGTGCCGGCACGAGGCGTGCCGGCCGGTGGTCGATTTCATGGTCGAAGTGCTCTACGCCTCCTTCGTCTTCCAAATCTCCGAGCTGGTCAGCCTCTTCCAG CGACACCTTCTTGATATTCTTGACAAGGTGTCTATAGATGACATTCTGGTAATCCTATCTGTCGCTAACCTGTGTGATAGCTCTTGTGCCAAATTATTCAACAAGTGCATAGAGATTGCAGTTAAGTCAGACCTGGACATCATTACGCTTGAGAAGACAATGACTCCTGATATTGTCAAGCAAATCATGGATTCACGCTTGAATTTGGGAACAGTAGGACCTGAAAGCATCAATTTTTCTGATAAACATGTCAAGAGAATACATGGGGCTCTCGataatgatgatgttgatttaGTAAGAATGCTGTTGAAGGAGGGGAATACAACACTAGATGATGCATGTGCTTTGCATTATGCAGTGGCATATTGTGACTCAAAGGTTACAACAGAGCTATTAGATCTTGAACTTGCAGATATTAACCATAGAAACATCAGAGGCTATACAGTGCTTCACATTGCTGCAATGCGTAAGGAACCCAAGATCATTGTGTCGCTACTAACAAAAGGAGCTAGACCTTCTGATCTAACACTAGATGGAAGGAAAGCAGTTCAGATCTCAAAGAGACACACCAAGTCCATGGAGTACTTCAAGTCAACTGAAGAAGGACAAGCATCTCCCAAGAGTCGTTTGTGCATCGAGATATTAGAGCAAGCTGAAAGAAGAGATCCGCAAGTAGGAGAAGCTTCTGCTTTTCTCGCAATAGCTGGTGATGACTTGCGGGGAAGATTACTATACCTTGAGAATCGAG TCACTCTTGCAAGATTATTATTCCCCATGGAGGCAAGGGTTGCCATGGACATTGCTCGAGTTGATGGCACATTAGAATTTACCTTAGGGTCTACTACTAGCCATTCTACTGGAAATCAAAGAACTGCAGCAGATCTAAATGAAACACCATTCACGATCAAAGAAGAGCATCTAGCACGTATGAGAGCACTTTCCAGAACAG TGGAACTCGGGAAGCGCTTTTTTCCCCGGTGCTCAGCGGTTATCAATAAGATCATGGATGATGACTCGACAGATTTTGCTTATCTTCAGCATGATGcatcagaagagaagaggatGAGATTTTTGGAACTGCAGGATGCCCTGTCGAGAGCATTCAGCGAGGACAAGGAGGAATTCAACAAGTCTGCTttgtcttcctcatcatcatcaacatcggTCGGCATTGTACCAACACAAAGATGA